GCTCTCTCTGATGACACTTTAATCTTGTTtgctctccagccctgctgctgcgCTGCAGAATATCCACAGGGAACAGAGGTGCCTAAAGCTGCAGTTGCCACATTCACTCCtgcttccttttccacactGCATGTGCTTCCTCTCTCCTGGAGAGACTCAAGATGAGCAGACTGGTAGCAGAGTCCCAAGTCTGGACTGGGACTGGGCTGGGAGTGATTGGTTTTGGGAGCTGGGAGCGTGTGTGCAGTGCCAGTGTCCCCTAGGGACTGGAGATGGGATAATCAGTGCTCTCTGCAGCCAGCAACTTGCTTGTGCTAAGGTCAGGAAATGCTGCCTCCTCCCAGCATTCCCAACATTTTAGCAGGGGAAGACAGGGGAAGGAGAGCCACGGGTTCATAGGACTCAGTTGCCCACCTCATCCTGCCTCCACTGGGATCTGGTCCCATCCTGCCCTCCTCAGCACCCACGTGTGATGGGGCTGCTTCAATCTCGTTGCAGATACTTGAAACCAGATGAGGACAAGAAATCAAAGCACAAGACGGCGGtgaagaagaaaacactgaacCCTGAGTTCAATgaggtgggtttggggtggttGTGGTTCTCAACGAGGGGCTTTTCTCAGTGTTCAGActtaaaagataaaaacaacACCTTAGTAACTATGTGGGGGATCGGGGTTGGGTTCCCTGTGGGTGGCAAAGGGCAGCAGCCCAAGGAGGAGgatgggcagccccagctcctgttTCATCCTgagctgtctctgctcccccacAGGAGTTTTGCTATGAGATAAAGCACGGCGACCTGGCAAAAAAGACCTTGGAAGTCACCGTGTGGGACTATGATATCGGCAAGTCAAACGATTTCATAGGTGAGTGGGGCACTCCAGAAGgtctcttttttatttatcttcacTATCTGTGCCTCTTACTTTTTCATCTGCTGCTCTTCTGCACTTCTCCATCCCCACATTCATTCTTGCTGGGTTTTGGTTCTGCTTTTATCCCTCTCCTGCACCTGAGCCTCTTCTCCCACACGGACATCCCCCTTGTAAGGAGCACCCAAGCAGGGAGAAGATacatctccctctccccttctgTTTTCAGATCTTTTCCTCTGAACAAAAAAACAGGTTTAACAGGGAGGTTTCATTTATCTCTATTGGGTATCTGGGCTTGTTGTGATTTTGCTCCTAGTCTCTGTGATTTATCACTAACAAGTGCCCGGTATCTCTGACAGCTGCTGCGACTGCAGTGAGCCCTTGGCACAGGAACAAGCTGCCTGGGACAggccccagctcccagccatgAGGGGGGCGGGGAAGATGGGCTACAATTGCCTGTGTGTCACATCAGGTCGTGGCACTGGATGCTGTGAGGATGGTGCATGCCCTGGCTCCATCCTGCATCCTCCAGCATCCCCTGGGCATCCCTCGGCATCCCTCGCAGGGCTGACGTTCCCGCCTCACCTCTCCCCgtctctgtctctctcccaAGGTGGAGTGGTGTTAGGAATTAATGCCAAAGGCGAGCGGCTGAAGCACTGGTTCGACTGCCTGAAGAACAAGGACAAGAAGATCGAGCGCTGGCACACGCTAACGAACGAGCTGCCGGGCGCCGTCCTCAGCGACTGAGCTCCACGGGGCCGCTCCCGGGCGGCCACAGCTCCGCCACAGCCTTTGGACTTCTCTCCTTTACGGCTTCGGATACGGGGGATCGCGGCACCGGGGCAGCCGGGAGAGCGGGACACCCCCCGGCACGGCCTGGCTGCGGGGAAACCCCTGCCAAGGGGAGAAGGCGGCGGCACTTTGCTCCGCCCAGCCCGTCCCAAAACTGCCTCCCTGCACCCTGACACACTCACTGCCCGGCCCACGGGCTtgcacgtgcacacacacatatgtgcacacacacatatatgtgcacacacacacacacgtgtgcacacacacacacacacgtgtgcacacacacacacacacacacacacgtggaCACCTCACGCCTGCATGCTCTGCAGTCTGGCTCCTCTCCCAATCCTGGCTGTACTGAGTTACCTTCTCGCTGCCTTGCAATTCAAGTGGCAACAATGAATGCGTCCGTCTGCGTCCGTGTGTCCAGCATCGGCAAAAGGCGTCACTTAAAACCTGGAACTGTTTCCTCAAGGCAAAACTGTGCCATATCCCTGGTGGTTTGTCAAGTCTCTGTGGTTTGGGCCTAAACAGTCTTTTACGCATTTAGATCTCCTCTGTTGGAATGATTGTGTCCCTGGTAACCTGGAAAgagtgtttgcttttcttccaggagTGTTGTGCTCGTCCTCTCCGATAACTCATGTGAAGTCAGCACAGCTGTGCAGACCACGGTTTTCCTCTTGGGATCGGGCAGCTTCACGTTttggaggcaaaaaaaaaaggctcgGTGAAGCCCCTGGCTGTTCCTGCTTCCCAGGATCCGCAGCCACCACTCTCCTGGTGAAACCACGCCTTCCCGCCCAGAGCCACGCAGCAGCACAGCTATTTTTCCAGCAAAGCCAGTTTTTCAGGCTaaattttttctctcatttctcccTTATTCATCCTTTTCCAATTCATGCCATTAAATAAAACCCAGTGAAGATGCAGAGCCTCGGGGCTGAGCTGGAATGTTGTTTGTGGAGATGCTTGGCTCTGGCACAGCTACCAGGTTGGCCCGTTTTCTGCCTCAAACAGCATCCAAACCAAACTTCTGTGTATGGCACagtaataatataataatattatgataataataataatcccaGATCTCATCCTCTGTGATCCACCTTGGCCTGTCTCTGCATCCTCATCCCACTGGACATCCAGAAGGATGAGCTAAAACTTTCTATGAAATGCTGCACGTTTCCCAAAATTTTTGAAGCCTTTAAACCATCATTTGTTAGGAAGAGCTGCTCTTTCCCCACAGATCTCAATTACCTTCAGCTTCCGAGCCCTGTGCATGCACATGAGCGTGTtgctgacttcttttttttcttggaaaacagTGGGATCTCTGGAAAGCTACGTTTACTTTTCAAAGTGATGATCATGTTACACCTCGTTTGATATGGGGGGGAGGGGATAAAAGAAACCAAGGttcattgggttttttttaataacttaatATTTGTAATGCATTCTACAGATatgcatggattttatttgaatgCTGGCAGCGTGTCAAGTCGGATGTTCCCAGTAATCCTTTCTGGTCCAACACCTTAAAACCTGGCTTGGGTCTGAGCTTCCAGGAAAGCTCCAGGAGCACCAGGTTGGCTGTGCCTCccttttttcttgcaaaattcCTTTCACACCATCATTCCTTCTGGCATATCTTGCTATGAAACTGGTTTATGCCTGAGGTGGAGTAGGACATGTGTGTGTGGGTTCCTTCACTTTGTATCCCAGTCTTTTCTAAGCGGGCAccccgtccgtccgtccgtcccaGCTGCATGCAGAGTTGGTGGTTGTCATGCCAGGCCTCGTGAAATGTTTGATACCAATGTTTTGCTACCATGTGAAGGCTGCAGAAACCGTCCTTACCTGCATCCTGAAAGACTTTTGTATTTCAGTATTACCTATCCGTGTACTTTTTGTCGGATTTGTTAATATTTATAACGAGAACCGAAaataaaaaggttaaaaaaaaaaaaaaagctgatgctGGTGGTGCAGCTTTTGAATTTGGGGTCTGGCAAGGATTTGGGGAGCAGGAGATGGTTTTAGACTAGAACTTTGGGGGCTGCTTGGCCCAATGTAGTATATATACACTACgtgtataaatgtatatataaaaataaattaatcaattaataaataaatacagagagagaaagaaaatacatgtaTGGCCCAATGTAGTATATATAGtacatgtatatttttatatatttatgtgtatatatgaaTATAGTAGCCTGCAGCCCAGCAATtcccccagagcacagggaatgaCATCCCAAgtgccagagctgggcaggggtcACTCTTACAGGAAAAGACAGCTGGaaagcacaaggaaaaaaatatttactcaaTTAAATGATGCTCTGTTCAGTCATCAGATTTTTGTTTAAGTCAGTCTTCATCCCCTCGGGAATAAAGAGCTGATTATAAACGGGGGGGGCAGGGGCACAGACCCTGCAGATTAAAATAAAGCTTAAGGCATTTGAATGCAAAGCTGCTCTGGGACACGTCAGACCCTCCTGCTCTATAAAGAGGCTTTGCTTTTTGGGGAGGATCACCTGCACCAGGTGGAGCCCCAGAAGACCCATGTACTCCCCCGACAGCTCGCAGGAGCCCCCAAATAACGGGACCCCGGGGCCCTTTGATGGCCCCCAGTGGCCCCACCAGGCCCCACGGGCCGTGTACCTGTCGGTGGCCGTGCTGATGGGCCTCGTCGTGGTCTCTGCCTCGGTGGTGAACGGCTTGGTCATCATGGTTTCCATCAGGTACAAGAAGCTCCGGTCCCCCCTGAACTACATCCTGGTGAACTTGGCCGTGGCCGACCTGCTGGTGACGCTCTGCGGCAGCTCCGTCAGCCTCTCCAACAACATCAGCGGCTTCTTTGTGTTTGGCAAGCGCCTGTGCGAGCTGGAGGGCTTCATGGTCTCCCTCACAGGTAAGGGCGCGGGCCTGGAGACCTGCCTTGGTCTCTGGCTGGTGCTTTTGTCTTTAGCAAAATGGCTTTGGGAATGTTTCACCAGCTTTGTCATCTCCTAAAGTCAGCGTTTTCATGTGGTAAAACTCGTGTCCTTCAGCTATTCTTCAGCACAGGGAAGGGTCAGGTAGATGGTTGGCTGTGCCAGGTCACCATGTGATCTGTCTTGGTCCTCACAGAGAGGGAAATGTCACTTGGGCACATGAGGAATCTTTGCTTGGTGTGCTTTTTGTGGGTGCTGGTGGCTGTGTCAGCACACCTGTGGGTGAGGGTGCACCAGGGACTGCACAAAACCCTTTGTCAAGGGGCACTCCTGTGGCGAAACTGTGATTGCAACCACAAGGCATCACAGACACCCACTGCCAACTTCATCTTTAAGGGCCAAATACCCtcacagctctccctgctgtAAGAAAAACATCCAAATACTTGTTAAAACCATATTTACTTGGACAGCTTTAGATCGTCATCTACCACATGCTGGCGTGGGCGGCAGAGCCTGTTCCTAAGACACaacccctccttctccccccaggCATCGTGGGGCTGTGGTCCCTGGCCATCCTGGCCCTCGAGAGGTACGTTGTGGTCTGCAGACCCCTGGGAGACTTTCGGTTCAAGCACCGACACGCCGTGAGTGGCTGTGCCTTCACCTGGAGCTGGTCACTGCTCTGGACAACCCCACCACTCATGGGCTGGAGCAGCTACGTGCCTGAAGGTAGGGGAGGGGTGCATCAGACTCCACTGGGTCATCTTGCATATGCTTTTGAAGCACAGAGTAGCTGGAGAGTGTCTGTGCCGGAATTTAAAGTGTTGGTATCTCCTGCTGCTCAACAATCCTCCCTGGGAGGTTGTTCTTTGGAAGTTGCCCACTGCAGgacctgctctggctgctggagcactcagagcagcagccagcatGCAGCCAGCCAAAACCTGCTTCTGTAGGGGCTGATCTCCAGGAAAAGTGAGAGGTGCTTGGGTGGCATTGCTAAGCAGGGTCAGCGCCGGCTGTTTTGGTACTGAGCCCTGATCCAGGCCTGTCATTGGTTTCCAAACTTTGTTCCAGGTCTGAGAACCTCCTGTGGGCCCAACTGGTACACGGGCGGCAGCAACAACAACAGCTATATCCTGGCCTTGTTTGTCACCTGCTTTGTGATGCCCCTCAGCCTGATCCTCTTCTCCTACGCCAACCTGCTGATGACCCTGCGAGCGGTAAGCACGGTGGGCACAGGTGAGCTCACGGCTTTCTGCTCACAAAGCAGGTTTTTGTGACACTCAATGGAGCTGACACCTCCTGGCACTGACATCGGGGCACCCAAGGGATGGAAATGCTGCTGCAAGTTGCTAACAGGCATCTCTCTCCCTTCCAAACCCCCCGCAGGCTGCGGCGCAGCAGCAGGAGTCGGACACGAcgcagcaggcggagcgggagGTGACCCGGATGGTGGTGGCGATGGTGATGGCCTTTCTCATCTGCTGGCTGCCCTACAGCACCTTTGCACTGGTGGTGGCCACCCACAAAGACATCACCATCCAGCCAGCTCTGGCATCTCTGCCCTCCTACTTCTCCAAGACCGCCACAGTTTACAATCCAATCATTTACGTCTTCATGAACAAACAggtgagaaagagagagaggagtcAGCCAACAAACCACAGCTTCACTGGGGCTTCTGGAGAACAACTAAATGGGCTCATAAAACATGGAGGAACCTTGTATCCTGTGTGGGAGCATAGTCACAGACTCGATCCTGGATAAGCAGCGAGATTTTGGGGAATAAATGGAAAGGGAGGGAGCAGCCTGCGAGCCCAAACAAGAGCTCATTTTCCGCTTCCATGATTTTATGGGGTCAGGCAACTTAATGTTAGATCACAAACGGCTCATTGCAGACACAGAACAAACAGAATGAAACTTTTATTGTCAATAAACTGCAAAGAGTGGGGCTGGGAATAGAGATCTCACCCAAAATATAACCAGCGTCCCACCCCTCAGAGGTGACACCAGATTTCTGCCGTCACATGTAACCcaccccttcccctgcccagtTTCAGAGCTGCCTGCTGCAAATGGTGTGCTGTGGTTACCACCCCCGGGGGACTGGGAAAACCTCTCCGGCTGCCCCCCGTCCCCGCCCAGGCGTcgctgcagaggggctgcagaaTAAGGTGATGCCGTCTCACCCCGTCTGAGCGCTGCCAGATCCTGCCTGCACCAGCACCAGtgccagctccaggctctgcctgtCCCACCCAGCCTGGTACagcatgggcacagagcaggctcAGTGCTGGACGTGAGGGGGGGCTCTCAGAGATTGAAGTCCCCAGCAGTCCACAGGGTTCTCCAAAGAAAGCCATGAGTGTCTTCCCGTGGGAGAGGAGCCACCAATCATGGGATAAACCGCAGACTTTTATTTCACTCTCCTAAGGACACCCCCTCCCTTCCAGCCCCTCATCTTGGGCAATTGTGAGCCTttcaagaagaagaagaagaagaagaacaacaacaacaacaacaacaacaacaacaaaaaaaaaaaaaaaaacaacaaaaaaaaaaaaaaaaaacaaaaaaaagaaaagaaaaaaaacaaaaaaaaaaaaaaaaaaaaaaaaaaacaaaacaaaaccaaaaaaaaaaaaaaaaaaacaaccaaaataaaataaagagcaGTATTTTTTCCTCGGTGTAAAACACCCCAAGTTGCTGTTTGGCCCAGCTGGTCTGGCTGTGATGCCACATCCCAAGGGGTCTGAGGGCAGAGATGCACATTCCCCACCCTCAGACAGAACAAGTGCTGTTTGCGCTGCCCGAGCTCGCTGTGAAGTTCAAGGTCATGCTGGAAATCTGGCATAAATCCAGCAGGCACGTTTAAGTGCAGACTGTGTTAATAAACATTAATGAACACTAACCAGTTCAGAGGCATCTGTTTTACCGGCTGGTAAGAGGGTTCGACAGAAAACACATCCCCTCCTGGCACGTCTCTTGTGGCAAGTGCCACATACACCATCATAacagagaccaaaaaaaaaccccagttcgAAAtcacaaaagtattttttttaatatatttaaggCAATAAGGAAAGGTCTTAAATCCACTGATTTCCCAGCGAGGGTGAAAACAGGGTTGTAACAGGGCCCTGAGGTCAAGGCACAACAGGGGCACCGCTGCCCATTAACAGCAAACAAAAGATGCCAAAGGCTGCAAGAGtgaaataaaagccaaaacaCCTCcgtggggctctgcagctttaCACCTGCTCCTGAATGTGTTTATCTAGACAATCACACTTCTGGTTTTCGAGgcagattctgtgatttagGAGCCCAGGGAAAAAGCTTCTAAAGACAATTCTGCAGATAGCAAGTCTCTGAATCTCATTTTTACCAAATtactctatttaaaaaaaaaaaactgtctGCCTTCAGAGTTAATTGTCTTTCAAATTTTTGCTCCTGAACACTTGAATTGCTTTCAAAATGAGATGATCCACAGTCACAGGATTCCAAGGCTCTCCCCTCCACGGTTCTATAATCGCGCACAGGGATGAGCCCCAAACAcgttccctcctcctcccaccctcTCCCACAGCTTCTGCCGATGCAGCAAAGCCGCGAAGGAGTTAGAGGGAAGCAACGCTCCAAGTTGTTCATCACCTCACTAAATTGCCTCACTAACATGCAGCCCACAGCCCGCCACAGACGGGCAGCCCAGCAATTTGCACTGCCACGGATGATGAGGATGAGATGTGGGAgactgaggggtttttttttcctccagctgaGATTCTCTGCTCCAAAtcaagaacagaacaaaaaaatccccaaaccagaCTGCTATGAAGGAAAtaagctggatggggcttgcagcaacctggtctagtggaaggtgtccctgcccatggcagggggttgggactaaatgatctttatggtccctttcaatccaaaccattccatgactctatgacctgccagtgcagggggacaggacATTCATCCTCATCCCCACCTCTGTGTCTCAACCTCCCTCTCTCCACTTTGCTTTCCTACGTGCAGAACAGCTCAGCTCGCATGTGAGCGGCTCAGAGAGGAATTAGAACAGCTCAATATcactgttttaatttaattaattggCCTTTCATTCTCTGGGAAGCTGAAAAGCAGCATTAGATGGGCCCCTCTGATCTTCTCTGCTGTCTTGCACTGGTCCTTGTTTAATTGTTTCTGTTAATCACAGCTTTTGTGCGCATGTTTTTTGTGATCTGGATAATTTACAGTCATGCTAAACTTAAAATCTGGAAAGTACAAGCGGCCGAAAAACTGAAATCTGTGTTGTGTTCTGGCCTCGATAAGGAGAGCAGACAGGCTATGGGGCTACTTGAAAGGCTCCCTaccaacagaaataaaaattctccacattaagattaaaaaaagatagGGAAATGGTTCACAGCCTGCTCACCATTTGGTCCGACAGATAAAACAGAACAAGAAATCCGAGGAGCTGAGGAGATTTCACATGTTGCAGACCAAAGTGATACATAATTATGTGCACGCAAAAACTCACGTGTGCCCCCCTCCACCACCCTGCTGCAGCCCTACGGGCTTTAATTACTTCTTATTTAATTGAGCAAGTCTGAAACACAACAGAACGTTGCCAAAGCGAGAGGGAATGACCCTCAGCTATGAGTCACAAGCCACCAAGGACAGAATCACACAACAAATTTGCAGTTTCACTTCTGCATGCGAGTCGTTTCCCTCTGTTCCTCCCCTGTAACACAAggctctgctcggccccaggGCCATGTGGAGCAGGATCTTGTTACAGCAGCTTCTATCAGGAATATAAAGttcttctgcctgcagcacacagagctcCCAAACAGAGAAACCAGTTGGTATGAGCCCgggttagaaaatattcaaCATGtgcttaatatttttctatttctatttatatttaaatttcatattagtatttatattttgcagtttatattaaattatatttaaatatttctatatttagcTTTAAACCTTTGCTTAATACTCTTCTACttagattttaatttcagattcgtgtttatatttcatattttacttacattaaaatttatatttaaatgttttatgtatttatatttaaaccCTTGCTTAGCATTTTTGATGTGATGCACAGGGGTGAGCCCCATTCCCAGGCACTGGCCCTGCTGTTATCTGGAGGTGCAGAATTCCAATCCCAGCCTCCTTGCTGCTAGCACTTCTGGTCCAGCTCTGTCACTACCACAACATGATAAATGGATGAAAGATTTCTATTTTCTCTTGATCTTTTCTGAAGAAAGCTCCCCCACCTCTGCCAGTCTGCAGCAccttccctggagcagctccatcaGTACCTGGTTGTGTCATGGTCTGATGATGGGAAACATCACTAATAACaagtaaaaaacccaacaaaacagaCCCAAAAAAGAAcctccaaaccaaaaaaaaaaaaaaagaaccacatGGCAGCACAATAACTTGGAAACTTTTATTAGTGTTGTTAAACCAAATTAACAAACAGTTACAGATGGGGAGCATTTCTTTACAAAAAACAGGAGCGAAGAGGCAAACGTGGCACACCCAGATGTACAAAACCAGCTAAAATCCCTGTGTGTGTTAGACAGGGAACAGGACAATCCTCCCTCCTGCATGTGAACAGAATTTATCACGTGTGAAGTCATATTTATCACATATGAAGTTGCTGTGCCTATCAATATCTTAATCCAAAACTCAATTATGTCCATTTTTTTTATCCATCCCACCAAAAACGTGGTTGAATTAAACAACAGGTATCTTCATGACACTACCCACATTTTCTCATATTCTTGTCTAATGCTGGCAGGGAACATATTGCTGCACTTGCAATCTCTGGAGAACActgcttttttcctcattaGCTTTTTGCACAGCAATTAATCCCTTTAATCAGTCAAATCAGTTCAACACTAGATCACAAAAGCACTaagtaaagagaaaacaagaaattacCTTGTTAAATTTAATGAGCAAGGAAAAACACACACTACATGGGCTGTAACAGCGCTCCACACTCCAGCATGGAAaaattccagtgcctgaagcagcaccagcagcccaCAGAATTCCAATCATTTTGTTTGCAACACCAAAAACTGCATAATGTAACAAAATTATTGTGCTTATGAAAATGGGCAcgtgcaggagaaaaaaacaccagATAGCAGGTTCACAAGGATGTGATATTGAGAAAACACTTCAGTTCTGCAATATTGGTACTGCTTGTGATATTGATATTGATACTGCAGTGATGGCATAAAACCAGTAC
This is a stretch of genomic DNA from Pseudopipra pipra isolate bDixPip1 chromosome 21, bDixPip1.hap1, whole genome shotgun sequence. It encodes these proteins:
- the LOC135425572 gene encoding pinopsin isoform X2 codes for the protein MYSPDSSQEPPNNGTPGPFDGPQWPHQAPRAVYLSVAVLMGLVVVSASVVNGLVIMVSIRYKKLRSPLNYILVNLAVADLLVTLCGSSVSLSNNISGFFVFGKRLCELEGFMVSLTGIVGLWSLAILALERYVVVCRPLGDFRFKHRHAVSGCAFTWSWSLLWTTPPLMGWSSYVPEGLRTSCGPNWYTGGSNNNSYILALFVTCFVMPLSLILFSYANLLMTLRAVSTVGTGCGAAAGVGHDAAGGAGGDPDGGGDGDGLSHLLAALQHLCTGGGHPQRHHHPASSGISALLLLQDRHSLQSNHLRLHEQTVSELPAANGVLWLPPPGDWENLSGCPPSPPRRRCRGAAE
- the LOC135425572 gene encoding pinopsin isoform X1 — its product is MYSPDSSQEPPNNGTPGPFDGPQWPHQAPRAVYLSVAVLMGLVVVSASVVNGLVIMVSIRYKKLRSPLNYILVNLAVADLLVTLCGSSVSLSNNISGFFVFGKRLCELEGFMVSLTGIVGLWSLAILALERYVVVCRPLGDFRFKHRHAVSGCAFTWSWSLLWTTPPLMGWSSYVPEGLRTSCGPNWYTGGSNNNSYILALFVTCFVMPLSLILFSYANLLMTLRAAAAQQQESDTTQQAEREVTRMVVAMVMAFLICWLPYSTFALVVATHKDITIQPALASLPSYFSKTATVYNPIIYVFMNKQFQSCLLQMVCCGYHPRGTGKTSPAAPRPRPGVAAEGLQNKVMPSHPV